The following proteins come from a genomic window of Methanococcoides sp. AM1:
- a CDS encoding Sjogren's syndrome/scleroderma autoantigen 1 family protein codes for MSDSDDKIKQISRLLELGGTMLAQHCTTCGAPMFRYHGDVLCPICQGEGVGTNMASQEQMMRAEVSTVPQNAGAQEATTFSEPAGQLPADQVPISFASPDVRPGHVPISSVKHVEGTGSVSDILKMKLESVASLIQSENDPRRIREYLEIMEKCLDVLERIN; via the coding sequence ATGAGCGATAGTGATGATAAAATAAAACAGATCTCAAGATTACTGGAACTTGGTGGTACAATGCTTGCACAGCACTGCACAACATGCGGAGCTCCTATGTTCAGGTATCACGGCGATGTCCTTTGTCCTATTTGCCAGGGTGAAGGTGTTGGTACGAATATGGCTTCACAGGAACAAATGATGAGGGCAGAAGTATCCACAGTTCCACAGAATGCTGGGGCTCAGGAAGCCACAACATTTTCAGAACCTGCAGGACAACTTCCGGCAGATCAGGTACCAATCTCGTTTGCTTCTCCTGATGTCAGACCGGGACATGTGCCGATATCCTCCGTCAAACACGTGGAAGGTACGGGCTCTGTGTCCGATATATTGAAAATGAAGTTAGAGTCCGTCGCAAGTCTCATTCAATCTGAGAATGACCCTCGCAGGATCAGGGAGTATCTTGAAATAATGGAAAAATGCCTTGATGTC